In Cryptococcus deuterogattii R265 chromosome 4, complete sequence, a genomic segment contains:
- a CDS encoding lysine-specific demethylase 3, protein MDDLAPLPTTFDPDNDDDFDAENGRDVGHGSRDGDEDDVDLLIVHDGEEEEEQQEEDERNAGEGEGEGDGEDQTNLMEYIASLQQIGEHDNDTNQDQDHDPETGHTLTQPYEHEAEVELGPEEEEPEEQMVVDAEEGKKRELGESDRNQNSVPNPDSNPSPIPILRSTQLQSTQHGQGKEKEPNQMGIDIGRDGQMDVEMDGELGESIEVDLGQELGELHGPEHEFERDASSPLSDLPDLPDELEFSPPPSPGPSGPSRGRQRQQSSNGNMSMGTKLGREVDRDSSLTPLYDHDEGEDEPHSRSHAESSVAGARRSASISDLHANANKRGENKDSRDRENQGRTRGLLLSSSPPLESIEVAPDISPPLSHVQNSSSRMTTTGGAGVGGKKRKKGRSSKERLALRHVREHGNGPFDGEGDSDIELVPKLTKRSKSSHPFSSSHASSSHPSRKPLDPISTGLKLPGPRALPPSRPRALNDQSIKKILMGKTEEVQLGVCLRERYKKWGKCTQCVSKLGGDCCRFRDYRVFPINPKTTEITGPGYFKSTTWPEPLTPLPTKFTSPLDGDKVEEIQRTVAEVLLPLITGEARHCFWPFHLQGQGRREGEGGRASDPTHPINPANAITLHRGVDTALHRSVCDFCSSTIFGGYYFCKKCGRDYCLQCERYFPDSMEAVGESPWELTDAARPRLLKCIKQPWEEMMNGGGGEIGGNDSIVNGNGNGSTRTNTNTNTNGERNDSSTGKSGRKREKAIAWHVRGDLQPVSRFTKEEIERHWLSLAEFVIGHGFGPDAGSSSGLGFLFGAGAGDKGDGDEPEGEKKEEERSLQREGMLRGMGLQMDEEVKRVLEQWRKEILLVREKEREKERERERSLVAHFETNTSIESNPKTNTNLHSVSNPESSSDAVDSQASIEKTSSSIPGSAVTTTKNENQQVQKVDEVEDLEMRELNNAGEMLKDIMETEDEGQRLAVLTDRTAPLNSVASASEIVRSPTPITSVKSTFATNVSSTISSSDSLQVNTLENSSAPVASTLTSIPTSNASPKAAPDPKPNQQQNLEQISFSYTKYTHPNPPSDPANLSDYSLPFIYLPSPEGLDNKAFDELWSKGEPIVVGGVNVHVGGGHGGRRRGDGKKMGREGEEWGPEKFIERFGEEQCSVVDCQTDTPLVSTIGAFFAAFGENVSRPREMEGMEEKRKEKKRQGILKLKDWPPGDEFVNTHPELYHDFCAALPVPDYTRRDGVLNLYSHFPPGPTRPDIGPKMYAAFAALETPGGFGSTRLHMDVADAVNVMLHASPIPDDSSSLEATTSLDPLSTSPPSSPETIPPTRSTIQLRPGCAVWDIYPAQDADKIRVFLKEKFDKTHNFVDPIHSQMFYLDAKSRKELWERKKVVSWRVYQYPGQAVFIPAGCAHQVCNLSDCIKMALDFVSPHNVPRCQQLTKDFRRENYLKAWKEDVLQLYNILWYAWLSARETIARREKEAAASEARQEQLQPFQSNGSGSPPFQSKVPTSSSTPTATSPLDLDSSSRMGYNRLSMSMGIGERGMGMGLGRVGMGGWGNVSSVRDEPPRAGPMPLVLNGQSEKVSRGEVAEDKGSGESISEMNKEKKEDHEGKSDQGEQLTSNSNLPANSFSSSLPLKIAKSLFTLALQRDETNPSELFVPSAAAMNYRPRGSSLLDSHSSIARPQSSSRPLSAHTVHSRSSQASASVRTKHTKEKENKNTPPKKLKNPARPLRTSTLIKLGAKRMDEILELARGDLGEGETLGNALGDLGNFAELGAVESQGGMQGWAGLRAISESSKSREDGGREASPLVSINDVHNTNSSPNAEADTSMPLDDAIDRTDAETAADIAAEILSMDIDHQEHETNIEDDGDLEGLRRIVERGILEQGQEQGEEREQEDDERDNELGEEGREAIASIQRLQAVEEEERERDNLVKEEEREREMGRPQIVAANDNDEEREDEQTQRERARQREEEEEEETEGEGEDAEGEGYEEISKMGVDFGMFM, encoded by the exons ATGGACGATCTCGCCCCACTGCCCACGACGTTTGATCCGGACAACGACGATGACTTTGATGCTGAGAACGGCAGAGATGTTGGACACGGAAGCAGGGACggtgatgaggacgatgtCGATCTCTTGATTGTGcatgatggagaagaggaggaggagcaacaagaggaggacgagcGGAATgcaggggaaggggaaggggaaggagatggagaggacCAAACCAATCTGATGGAGTACATTGCCTCTTTACAACAGATTGGCGAGCACGATAACGACACCAATCAGGATCAAGATCATGACCCGGAAACCGGCCATACGCTTACCCAACCTTATGAACACGAAGCGGAAGTCGAACTTGGaccagaagaggaggagccTGAAGAACagatggtggtggatgcggaagaaggcaagaagcgaGAACTTGGTGAATCAGATCGAAATCAAAACTCGGTTCCAAATCCGGATTCGAATCCCAGTCCCATTCCAATCCTAAGATCTACCCAACTCCAAAGTACACAGCACGggcaaggaaaggaaaaagagccGAATCAAATGGGTATTGATATAGGAAGGGATGGACAGATGGAcgtggagatggatggggaaCTGGGAGAGAGCATCGAAGTTGATCTTGGGCAAGAATTAGGGGAAT TGCATGGACCTGAACATGAATTTGAACGCGACGCATCATCGCCCCTCTCGGACCTTCCGGATTTACCTGATGAACTTGAattctcccctcctccttctcccggTCCTTCCGGACCAAGTCGAGGCCGTCAACGCCAGCAAAGCAGTAATGGGAATATGAGTATGGGAACAAAATTGGGTAGAGAGGTTGATCGAGATTCCTCACTCACACCGCTTTACGATCAcgacgaaggagaagatgaaccGCATTCCCGTTCACATGCGGAGTCTTCAGTTGCCGGTGCGAGACGATCCGCCTCCATCTCAGACCTGCATGCGAATGCGAATAAGCGGGGTGAAAACAAGGATAGTAGGGATAGAGAAAatcaaggaagaacgagAGGTTTATTATTGTCATCTTCCCCGCCATTAGAAAGTATAGAGGTCGCCCCTGatatctctcctcccctctcaCATGTGCAGAATTCTTCGTCTAGGATGACTACGACAGGTGGAGCTGGGGTtgggggaaagaagagaaagaaaggacgGTCTAGCAAGGAAAGGTTAGCTTTGCGCCATGTGCGTGAGCATGGAAATGGGCCTTTTGACGGAGAGGGGGATAGTGATATTGAGCTTGTTCCAAAGCTTACGAAACGATCGAAATCCTCTCatccattctcctcctctcacgcctcctcttctcaccCCTCTCGCAAACCTCTCGACCCAATCTCCACAGGTCTCAAACTCCCAGGCCCCCGTGCCCTTCCACCCTCCCGCCCCCGCGCGCTCAATGATCAATCTATCAAAAAGATCCTGATGGGCAAAACGGAAGAAGTGCAGTTGGGTGTTTGTCTGAGAGAGAGGTATAAGAAATGGGGGAAATGTACGCAGTGCGTGAGTAAGCTAGGGGGTGATTGTTGTAGGTTTAGAGATTATAGAGTTTTTCC GATCAACCCTAAGACAACAGAAATTACCGGTCCAGGTTATTTCAAATCGACCACCTGGCCTGAACCGCTTACCCCGCTTCCAACGAAATTTACGTCCCCTCTTGATGGGGacaaggtggaggagatacAGAGGACGGTGGCGGAGGTGTTGTTGCCGTTGATAACGGGGGAGGCGAGGCATTGTTTTTGGCCGTTTCATCTGCAGGGGCAGGGtagacgagaaggagaaggggggCGAGCTTCCGATCCCACTCATCCCATTAACCCCGCCAACGCCATCACCCTCCACCGCGGTGTGGATACCGCCCTCCACCGATCCGTTTGCGATTTCtgctcctccaccatctttgGCGGGTACTATTTCTGTAAAAAGTGTGGGAGGGATTACTGTCTGCAGTGTGAGCGGTATTTCCCCGATAGTATGGAGGCCGTAGGGGAGAGTCCGTGGGAGTTGACGGATGCGGCGAGGCCGAGGTTGTTAAAATGTATAAAGCAGCcgtgggaagagatgatgaacggaggcggaggagaaaTTGGAGGGAATGACTCTATCGTGAACGGCAATGGCAATGGCAGCACCAGAACGAATACCAATACAAACACGAACGGTGAACGGAATGACAGCAGTACGGgcaaaagtggaagaaaaagagaaaaggcaaTCGCATGGCATGTCCGCGGTGATTTGCAGCCCGTCTCGAGATTTACAAAAGAGGAAATTGAGAGACATTGGTTGAGTCTCGCAGAGTTTGTCATTGGGCATGGGTTCGGTCCGGACGCTGGCTCTAGCTCCGGGCTGGGCTTTCTCTTcggtgctggtgctggtgatAAGGGTGACGGGGATGAACcagaaggggagaagaaggaggaggaaaggagcCTTCAGCGGGAAGGGATGTTAAGAGGGATGGGGTTgcagatggatgaagaagtaaaGAGAGTTTTGGAACaatggaggaaggagattcTTTTAGtcagggagaaggaaagggaaaaggaaagggaaagggaaaggagcCTTGTGGCCCATTTCGAGACCAACACCAGTATCGAGTCCAATCCCAAGACTAATACAAATCTTCACTCCGTCAGTAACCCTGAAAGCAGTTCTGACGCCGTCGACTCTCAAGCTTCCATCGAAAAGACCTCTAGTTCCATTCCTGGGTCAGCCGTCACGACTACAAAGAATGAAAACCAACAAGTCCAGAAAGTGGACGAGGTTGAAgatttggagatgagggaaCTGAACAATGCGGGGGAAATGTTGAAGGATATCATGGAAacggaggatgaaggacaGAGATTAGCGGTTCTTACAGATCGTACGGCCCCTCTCAATTCTGTCGCGTCTGCTTCTGAGATCGTACGGTCACCAACACCGATTACTTCAGTCAAAAGTACCTTTGCTACAAATgtttcttccaccatctcctctaGCGACTCGCTTCAAGTCAATACTCTCGAGAATTCTAGCGCACCAGTTGCATCCACGTTAACATCCATTCCTACCTCCAACGCCAGCCCCAAGGCTGCTCCTGACCCCAAGCCAAACCAACAGCAAAATCTTGAGCAGATCTCATTCAGCTACACGAAATATACCCATCCCAATCCACCTTCTGACCCAGCCAATCTTTCGGATTATTCATTACCGTTTATCTACCTTCCTTCGCCAGAGGGTTTGGATAACAAGGCGTTCGATGAGCTTTGGAGCAAAGGGGAACCGATCGTTGTAGGTGGTGTGAATGTTCACGTCGGTGGTGGTCATGGTGggcgacgacgaggagacggaaagaagatggggagggaaggggaggaatGGGGACCTGAGAAGTTTATAGAACGGTTTGGGGAAGAGCAGTGTTCGGTGGTAGATTGTCAGACTGACACGCCGTTGGTTTCGACGATAGGGGCTTTCTTCGCTGCATTTGGCGAGAATGTAAGTAGGCCGcgggagatggaggggatggaggaaaagagaaaggaaaagaaacgaCAGGGAATTTTGAAATTGAAA GACTGGCCGCCTGGCGATGAGTTTGTGAATACGCACCCGGAGCTCTATCATGACTTTTGTGCGGCTTTGCCTGTGCCGGACTATACaaggagagatggagtATTGAACCTGTATTCACAT TTCCCTCCAGGTCCAACAAGACCTGATATTGGACCAAAGATGTACGCTGCCTTTGCTGCACTAGAGACACCGGGAGGATTTGGTTCAACCAGGTTACATATGGACGTCGCGGATGCCGTCAACGTCATGCTACATGCCTCTCCCATTCCTGATGATTCGTCCTCGCTAGAGGCTACCACTTCTCTTGACCCTCTTTCGACATCGCCTCCTTCATCGCCGGAAACCATTCCACCGACTCGCTCCACGATACAACTGAGACCTGGCTGCGCTGTATGGGACATCTACCCTGCACAGGATGCCGACAAGATCAGAGTGTTTCTCAAAGAAAAGTTTGACAAGACCCATAACTTTGTGGACCCTATCCACTCGCAAATGTTTTATCTCGATGCGAAATCTAGAAAAGAATTGTGGGAACGTAAAAAGGTTGTCAGCTGGAGGGTCTATCAATATCCT GGTCAAGCAGTTTTCATTCCTGCAGGATGTGCGCATCAAGTTTGTAACCTTTCCGATTGTATTAAAATGGCCCTCGACTTTGTTAGCCCTC ACAACGTTCCAAGGTGTCAGCAACTTACGAAGGATTTTCGCCGAGAGAACTATTTGAAAGcatggaaggaggatgtaCTGCAGCTGTATAATATCCTATG GTATGCTTGGCTCTCAGCCCGTGAGACTATAGCTcggagagaaaaggaagcaGCCGCCTCAGAAGCTCGACAGGAGCAGCTTCAACCTTTCCAATCCAATGGCAGCGGTTCTCCACCATTCCAGTCAAAGGTTCCtacatcttcctctacgCCTACCGCCACATCGCCTCTTGATTTAGACTCTTCGTCAAGAATGGGATATAACCGGTTAAGTATGAGTATGGGAATTGGCGAACGTGGTATGGGGATGGGCTTGGGAAGGGTTGGTATGGGCGGCTGGGGAAACGTTAGTTCTGTGAGGGATGAGCCACCGAGGGCCGGACCTATGCCGTTGGTGTTAAATGGTCAATCTGAAAAGGTCTCAAGAGGTGAAGTTGCCGAAGATAAGGGATCAGGCGAATCTATTAGCGAGAtgaacaaggaaaagaaagaggatcACGAGGGGAAATCCGATCAAGGCGAACAGTTAACCAGCAATTCGAACCTACCTGCGAATTCTTTCTCCAGTTCTCTTCCACTCAAAATTGCCAAgtctctcttcactctcgCCCTCCAGCGCGATGAGACCAATCCTTCGGAACTATTTGTCCCTTCTGCCGCCGCCATGAATTACCGACCTCGGGGCTCGTCCTTACTCGATTCACACTCTTCCATTGCCCgtcctcaatcttcttctcgcccgCTCTCAGCGCATACTGTACACAGCCGTTCCTCGCAAGCTTCCGCATCCGTCCGCACAAAGCATACtaaggagaaagagaataAAAATACACCCCCaaagaagctcaagaacCCCGCCCGTCCCCTTCGTACCTCAACGCTTATCAAGCTTGGTGCAAAACGAATGGATGAGATCCTCGAACTTGCAAGAGGGGATCTAGGAGAAGGTGAGACTTTGGGTAATGCCCTTGGAGATCTAGGGAATTTTGCGGAGCTTGGTGCTGTAGAGTCGCAAGGTGGGATGCAAGGTTGGGCTGGGTTGAGGGCAATCTCGGAGAGCTCGAAGAgtcgagaagatggaggcAGAGAAGCAAGTCCATTGGTATCCATCAACGATGTCCATAACACCAACTCTAGCCCAAACGCCGAGGCCGATACCTCCATGCCACTTGACGATGCCATCGACCGTACCGACGCTGAAACCGCTGCCGATATCGCCGCGGAGATACTGTCAATGGATATTGACCATCAAGAACACGAAACAAACatcgaagatgatggtgatctTGAAGGCTTGAGACGGATTGTCGAACGAGGAATATTGGAGCAGgggcaagagcaaggagaGGAGCGAGAGCAGGAGGACGACGAGAGAGATAATGAgcttggtgaagaaggcaggGAGGCGATAGCGTCTATTCAGAGACTACAGgcagtggaggaggaagagagggagagagataATCTtgtgaaggaggaagaacgtgaaagagagatgggaagacCCCAAATTGTTGCTGCcaatgacaatgatgaggaaagggaagacgAACAGACACagagagaaagagcgaGACAacgggaagaggaagaagaagaagagactgaaggtgaaggagaagatgccGAAGGCGAGGGTTACGAAGAGATTTCAAAGATGGGTGTAGATTTTGGCATGTTTATGTAG
- a CDS encoding U3 small nucleolar RNA-associated protein 18 (genome sequence mistake), whose product MARNKKRSQRQPSPQPIRQDIKHDWKKDDEELELEEALFGRKQKKFKPDNKNDEESGMSEVEDNDLFTVDAPLAQGFQVDLDGDGYEYASGDGDSDSDSENSGDENEFRAFSPSPGRGRSMSPGSDSESESGSESEEETDRPTISVPDDIIDLPSSHDEELSRSKRVPLWNDPADEMAKVDISASRRLKKVDRGKRKTVEGELVGGKELQARLREQFERLHPPPEWAKRRTLPGTPSLSSLLTSNKSFISNPSLPPRKTLWPARHFHQGQLISNVCATQTTPTPRSANGKLKAGKVEW is encoded by the exons ATGGCCagaaacaagaaaagaTCACAGCGACAGCCGTCCCCACAGCCAATAAGACAGGACATAAAACATgactggaagaaggacgatgaggaatTGGAACTCGAAGAGGCTCTCTTTGGACGCAAACAGAAAAAGTTCAAGCCCGACAATAAGAAcgatgaggagagtggGATGAGTGAAGTAGAGGATAACGAC TTGTTTACTGTTGACGCACCCCTCGCACAAGGATTCCAAGTCGACCTCGATGGTGATGGTTACGAATATGCCAGTGGTGATGGCGATAGCGACTCTGATTCTGAAAATTCAGGGGACGAAAACGAGTTTAGAGCATTCTCACCTTCCCCAGGTCGTGGTCGCTCCATGTCCCCTGGCTCTGACTCTGAATCCGAGTCCGGATCTgaatcagaagaagagactgaCCGCCCAACAATCTCTGTTCCCGACGATATCATCGACCTCCCGTCTTCTCATGATGAAGAATTATCACGTTCAAAAAGAGTACCACTTTGGAATGACCCTGCGGATGAGATGGCAAAGGTTGATATCAGTGCATCGAGAAGGTTGAAAAAGGTGGATCGGGGAAAGCGGAAGACTGTGGAAGGGGAACTTGTAGGTGGGAAAGAACTGCAGGCGAGGTTAAGAGAGCA ATTTGAACGACTCCACCCCCCACCTGAATGGGCCAAACGACGTACTCTCCCCGGTAcaccctccctctcctcgctcctcacctccaacaaatcattcatctccaacccttccctccctccgcGCAAGACTCTCTGGCCCGCCCGCCACTTCCACCAGGGACAATTGATCTCAAACGTGTGCGCAACGCAAACCACACCAACCCCACGGTCAGCAAACGGGAAGCTGAAGGCGGGAAAGGTGGAGTGGTAG